The following proteins are encoded in a genomic region of Archocentrus centrarchus isolate MPI-CPG fArcCen1 unplaced genomic scaffold, fArcCen1 scaffold_24_ctg1, whole genome shotgun sequence:
- the map4k2 gene encoding mitogen-activated protein kinase kinase kinase kinase 2 — protein sequence MPAVRKHLTQAFKTTAALCRSIGMHVTHVTQARNIRTSELAAIKIVKLDSGDDITPIQQEITMMKECKHKNIVAYFGSYHRNTKLWICMEYCGGGSLQDIYHVTGPLKEKQIAFVCRETLQGLYHLHETGKMHRDIKGANILLTERGDVKLADFGIAAEISASVAKRKSFIGTPYWMAPEVAAVEKKGGYNHLCDIWAVGITAIELAELQPPMFDLHPMRALMLMSKSSFQPPKLKDKTKWSASFQSFVKMSLIKSPRKRPSAETLLQHPFVTQLLTRNLIIELLDMANNPELHAPHANTMDDIELEIGEMAPDKIQAAGKRQAVERTLSEEQFDQMKFGPPLRKVTEPYPDLQGCYDDWSLSGDEGNSPSLLECVEQALQLRSLTIKRVPSTDGGRKSALFSPSTASLPAFSFLSPSAEDKDATLRPSCTLGPDTAVTADSTSTTALARYSATQDIRQGCSERCLPAEGAVTAETVAASSPKRETPLSPEWSTLRRKTKDDSADCHGLPPTPQVHMGACFSKVFNGCPLKIYCAVTWIFPKTRDQYLILGAEEGIYTLNLNELHEDTLEKLLPQRCTWLYVMNNVLMSVSGKSSQLYSHSLPALFEQKGHVQKKHSSLSLGTNRFTERISLRKFAISVKIPDTKGCRRCSVARNPYTDSTFLCGAVPSGLVLLLWYEPLQKFMHLKHIAIRLPDSLPVFELLVLVTDEFPQLCVGVRNCSDHEAPTGQQLQFDIVELNGAPVSAPADSGGLRAVQVTQMDRDTVLITVERTVKIVNLQGLPSRELAAEMVFDFPIETLVCLQDSVLAFWKHGLKGRSFHSDEVTQEITDKSRVFRVLGTNRDIILQSTPTDDPSALSNLYILTGHESSY from the exons ATGCCAGCTGTGAGAAAGCACCTCACCCAGGCGTtcaaaaccactgcagcgcTCTGCCGCAGCATCGGCATGCATGTGACGCATGTTACACAA gCTCGTAACATCAGGACTTCTGAACTGGCAGCTATCAAGATTGTCAAGCTCGACTCAG GTGATGACATCACCCCCATCCAGCAGGAGATTACGATGATGAAGGAGTGCAAGCACAAAAACATTGTGGCTTACTTCGGCAGCTACCACAG aaACACCAAGCTGTGGATCTGCATGGAGTACTGCGGCGGAGGCTCCCTGCAGGATATTTACCACG TGACGGGCCCCTTAAAGGAGAAACAGATCGCGTTCGTGTGCAGGGAAACCCTCCAG GGGTTGTATCACTTGCACGAAACTGGTAAAATGCATCGGGACATAAAG GGAGCCAACATCCTTTTGACAGAGCGTGGAGACGTGAAGCTGG CTGATTTTGGAATCGCAGCAGAGATCAGCGCCTCGGTGGCCAAGAGGAAGTCATTTATTGGAACCCCGTATTG GATGGCTCCAGAGGTGGCTGCAGTGGAGAAGAAGGGCGGCTATAACCACCTGTGTGATATCTGGGCTGTCGGCATCACTGCCATTGAGCTGGCAGAGTTGCAGCCGCCCATGTTCGACCTGCACCCGATGAG AGCGCTGATGCTGATGTCCAAGAGCAGCTTTCAGCCTCCAAAACTAAAGGATAAAACCAAGTG GTCTGCAAGCTTCCAAAGCTTCGTGAAGATGTCTCTCATTAAAAGCCCTCGTAAACGGCCCTCAGCTGAGACGCTGCTGCAG CACCCGTTTGTGACGCAGCTGCTGACACGTAACCTCATCATTGAGCTGCTGGACATGGCCAACAACCCTGAGCTCCACGCCCCCCACGCAAACACTATGGACGACATCGAGCTGGAG ATCGGGGAAATGGCTCCTGATAAGATTCAAGCAGCAGGGAAACGCCAGGCTGTAGAGAGGACGCTGTCTGAAGAGCAAT TTGATCAGATGAAGTTTGGGCCCCCGCTGAGGAAAGTCACAGAGCCGTATCCTGACTTG CAGGGCTGCTATGATGACTGGAGTCTGTCTGGAGATGAAGGAAACTCACC GAGCCTGTTGGAATGTGTGGAGCAAGCTCTGCAGCTGAG GAGTTTAACCATCAAGAGAGTGCCATCTACTGAT GGAGGCAGAAAGAGTGCTTTGTTCAGTCCTTCTACAGCCTCCCTGCCGGCCTTCAGCTTTTTGAGTCCCAGCGCAGAGGACAAAGACGCGACGCTGAGACCGAGCTGTACGCTGGGCCCAGACACCGCTGTCACAGCTGactccacctccaccacag CCTTGGCCAGGTACTCAGCCACCCAGGACATCAGACAGGGCTGCAGTGAGCGGTGTCTGCCTGCAGAGGGCGCTGTGACAGCAGAGACGGTTGCTGCCTCCTCGCCCAAAAGAGAGACCCCACTGTCACCAGAGTGGAGCACGCTGAGGAGAAAGACCAAGGATGAT AGTGCTGACTGTCATGGACTTCCTCCCACCCCTCAAGTCCAT aTGGGAGCCTGCTTCTCTAAAGTCTTCAACGGTTGTCCTCTGAAAATCTACTGTGCTGTCACCTGGATTTTTCCCAAAACCAGAG ATCAGTATCTTATTCTTGGGGCAGAAGAAGGCATCTATACACTGAACCTGAATGAACTTCATGAAGATACACTAGAAAAG CTCCTCCCTCAGAGATGCACGTGGCTGTACGTTATGAACAATGTGCTGATGTCTGTATCAG GGAAGTCGTCCCAGCTGTACTCGCACAGCCTGCCAGCCCTGTTTGAACAGAAAGGACATGTGCAGAAGAAACACAGCAGTCTGTCACTCGGCACCAACCGCTTCACCGAGCGGATCAGCCTCAG AAAGTTTGCCATATCTGTGAAGATTCCTGACACTAAAGGCTGTAGGAGATGCAGTGTTG ctCGAAACCCGTACACAGACAGCACGTTTCTGTGTGGGGCGGTCCCGTCCGGCCTGGTTTTACTCCTGTGGTATGAGCCTCTGCAGAAGTTCATGCATCTAAAG CACATAGCGATCAGGCTTCCAGACTCTCTGCCCGTATTTGAGCTGTTGGTGTTGGTAACAGATGAGTTTCCTCAGCTGTGTGTTGGCGTGAGAAACTGCAGTGACCACGAAGCGCCGACCGGCCAGCAGCTCCAGTTTGATATCGTAGAGCTGAACGGCGCTCCCGTTTCAGCACCAG CAGACAGCGGAGGACTCAGAGCCGTGCAGGTAACCCAGATGGACCGAGACACTGTTCTCATCACCGTGGAAA GAACTGTGAAGATCGTGAACCTGCAGGGGCTTCCATCCAGAGAGCTGGCTGCAGAAATGGTCTTCGACTTCCCCATTGAGACACTAG TCTGCTTACAGGACAGTGTGCTGGCTTTCTGGAAGCATGGCCTCAAAGGGAGGAGCTTTCACTCGGATGAG